Proteins from a single region of Patulibacter sp. SYSU D01012:
- a CDS encoding hydroxymethylglutaryl-CoA reductase: MTTERVPVPRDRENDYAPAAIERRLAFLRERTGAGLEHVASGSIDPAVLPGNVESPIGVAQVPIGLAGPLRVNGEHAQGDFYVPMATTEGTLVASYSRGMRILHEAGGVTTTVTDDRMQRAPSFVFDDARGARELGVWIREHEDEIRQVAEATTRSGKLIEIEQYQAGPILFCRFDYTTGDAAGQNLTGKATEAACRWILEQRPEIRDHFLESNFATDKKASQINVLRTRGKRVVAEATIPRDLLERITRARTERMYRARQIATFAGLMSGANNNGSHSANGITAMFIACGQDVANVAESSTAMVYAELREDGDYYFSITIPSLIVATYGGGTGLPTQQECLELLGCAGAGKVHKFAEIVAATVLCGEISLGSALSAGEWVSAHDQLGRNR, from the coding sequence ATGACCACCGAGCGCGTCCCCGTCCCCCGCGACCGCGAGAACGACTACGCCCCCGCGGCGATCGAGCGGCGTTTGGCGTTCCTGCGCGAGCGCACCGGCGCCGGGCTCGAGCACGTCGCGTCCGGGTCGATCGACCCCGCGGTGCTGCCGGGCAACGTCGAGTCGCCGATCGGCGTGGCGCAGGTGCCGATCGGCCTGGCCGGGCCGCTCCGGGTCAACGGCGAGCACGCGCAGGGCGACTTCTACGTGCCGATGGCGACGACGGAGGGGACGCTCGTCGCCAGCTACTCGCGCGGCATGCGGATCCTGCACGAGGCCGGCGGCGTGACGACGACGGTGACCGACGACCGGATGCAGCGCGCGCCGTCCTTCGTCTTCGACGACGCGCGTGGCGCCCGCGAGCTGGGCGTCTGGATCCGCGAGCACGAGGACGAGATCCGCCAGGTCGCCGAGGCGACGACCCGCAGCGGCAAGCTCATCGAGATCGAGCAGTACCAGGCGGGGCCGATCCTCTTCTGCCGCTTCGACTACACGACGGGCGACGCCGCAGGCCAGAACCTGACGGGCAAGGCGACCGAGGCGGCGTGCCGGTGGATCCTGGAGCAGCGGCCCGAGATCCGCGACCACTTCCTCGAGTCGAACTTCGCGACGGACAAGAAGGCGTCGCAGATCAACGTCCTGCGCACCCGCGGCAAGCGCGTCGTGGCCGAGGCGACGATCCCGCGCGACCTGCTGGAGCGGATCACCCGCGCGCGGACCGAGCGGATGTACCGCGCGCGCCAGATCGCGACGTTCGCCGGCCTGATGTCGGGCGCGAACAACAACGGCTCGCACTCCGCCAACGGCATCACGGCGATGTTCATCGCGTGCGGCCAGGACGTCGCGAACGTCGCCGAGTCGTCGACCGCGATGGTCTACGCCGAGCTGCGCGAGGACGGCGACTACTACTTCTCGATCACCATCCCCTCGCTGATCGTCGCGACCTACGGCGGCGGGACCGGCCTGCCGACGCAGCAGGAGTGCCTGGAGCTGCTCGGCTGCGCGGGGGCCGGCAAGGTGCACAAGTTCGCCGAGATCGTGGCGGCCACCGTGCTCTGCGGCGAGATCTCGCTCGGCTCGGCGCTCTCGGCGGGCGAGTGGGTGTCGGCGCACGACCAGCTGGGGCGCAACCGGTAG
- a CDS encoding alpha-hydroxy-acid oxidizing protein: MSTPQIPFSAYQFEIYGRGLGGERPALPTTYDDLQARAKAELSDTAYGYVAGGAGEERTMRANREAFDRHRLVPRLLGEVAQRDLSRRVLNTTLNAPIVLGPVGVLSIVHPDGELAVARACNALGVTHCLSNAASSTMEDVAAATPDAPRWFQLYPPNDPEIRRSLVERAEAAGNEAIVVTLDTLTMPWRPRDITTAYLPFLVGEGIANYTSDPVFRSRLEKTPEEDPQGAIQRWAMTFPNPGMTWDDLAALRDETDLPLLVKGVLHPDDARRAVDLGIDGVIVSNHGGRQVDGSIGALDALPGVVDAVPDGTPVLLDSGVRTGSDVLKALALGAQAVLIARPYVWGLALGGEEGVTQIVRGLLADLDLSLAMCGLKGVDEVDERVLVARP, encoded by the coding sequence ATGAGCACGCCGCAGATCCCCTTCAGCGCGTACCAGTTCGAGATCTACGGGCGGGGGCTCGGCGGCGAGCGGCCGGCGCTGCCGACGACGTACGACGACCTGCAGGCGCGCGCGAAGGCGGAGCTGTCGGACACCGCGTACGGCTACGTGGCCGGCGGTGCCGGCGAGGAGCGCACGATGCGCGCCAACCGCGAGGCGTTCGACCGCCACCGCCTGGTGCCGCGGCTGCTCGGCGAGGTCGCCCAGCGCGACCTGTCCCGCCGGGTGCTGAACACGACGCTGAACGCCCCGATCGTCCTGGGCCCCGTCGGCGTGCTGTCGATCGTGCATCCCGACGGCGAGCTGGCGGTCGCCCGCGCCTGCAACGCGCTCGGCGTGACCCACTGCCTGAGCAACGCGGCGTCGTCCACGATGGAGGACGTCGCGGCCGCCACCCCGGACGCGCCGCGGTGGTTCCAGCTCTACCCGCCGAACGACCCCGAGATCCGGCGTAGCCTGGTCGAGCGCGCCGAGGCGGCGGGCAACGAGGCGATCGTCGTCACCCTCGACACGCTGACGATGCCGTGGCGGCCGCGCGACATCACCACGGCGTACCTGCCGTTCCTCGTCGGCGAGGGCATCGCGAACTACACCTCCGACCCGGTCTTCCGCTCGCGGCTGGAGAAGACGCCCGAGGAGGACCCGCAGGGCGCCATCCAGCGCTGGGCGATGACGTTCCCCAACCCGGGGATGACCTGGGACGACCTGGCCGCCCTGCGCGACGAGACCGACCTGCCGCTGCTCGTGAAGGGCGTCCTGCACCCCGACGACGCACGCCGCGCGGTCGACCTGGGCATCGACGGCGTGATCGTCTCCAACCACGGCGGCCGCCAGGTCGACGGCTCGATCGGCGCCCTCGACGCGCTGCCCGGCGTCGTCGACGCGGTGCCGGACGGCACCCCCGTCCTGCTCGACTCGGGCGTCCGCACGGGCTCCGACGTGCTGAAGGCCCTGGCCCTCGGCGCCCAGGCGGTCCTGATCGCCCGCCCCTACGTCTGGGGCCTGGCCCTCGGCGGCGAGGAGGGCGTCACCCAGATCGTCCGCGGCCTGCTCGCCGACCTCGACCTGTCGCTCGCGATGTGCGGGCTGAAGGGGGTCGACGAGGTGGACGAGCGGGTGCTGGTGGCGCGGCCGTAG
- a CDS encoding nucleoside deaminase — MISETDRSFLRRAIERAAEALEDGDAPFGSVLVSGDGEVLFEDRNRVVTRDPTWHPELTIAQWAGRNLEPAERAAATVYTSGEHCVMCAAAHARVGLGRIVFASSSGQYAGWLQELDVPPAPVLSLPVAEVAPGLPVDGPDPELAEQVHGLVRRYYAG, encoded by the coding sequence GTGATCAGCGAGACGGACCGGTCCTTCCTGCGGCGCGCGATCGAGCGCGCCGCCGAGGCGCTCGAGGACGGCGACGCCCCGTTCGGGTCCGTCCTGGTGAGCGGGGACGGCGAGGTGCTGTTCGAGGACCGCAACCGCGTCGTCACCCGCGACCCGACGTGGCACCCCGAGCTGACCATCGCCCAGTGGGCCGGCCGCAACCTGGAGCCCGCCGAGCGCGCTGCCGCCACCGTCTACACCTCCGGCGAGCACTGCGTCATGTGCGCCGCCGCCCACGCCCGCGTCGGGCTGGGGCGGATCGTCTTCGCCAGCTCGTCGGGCCAGTACGCCGGCTGGCTGCAGGAGCTGGACGTGCCGCCCGCGCCGGTGCTGTCGCTCCCGGTCGCCGAGGTCGCGCCCGGGCTGCCGGTCGACGGGCCCGACCCGGAGCTGGCGGAGCAGGTGCACGGGCTGGTGCGGCGGTACTACGCGGGCTAG
- the ppc gene encoding phosphoenolpyruvate carboxylase, which translates to MPDTLTSLERDTELLERLLGDVLVEQEGHAFRDRVFWLRDRAAELRAHASADAQEELVASVRALSSSDLAPIVRACTIQLQLSNIAEELERLRRRRAYDADSSRPQRESLAAAAAATAGLSHDQRAQALADLDVGLVMTAHPTEATRRSIFDHQQTVWALMERLDDPRVGPTQRRKLEDDLREVLTVWWQTDDVRSRRPRPDDEVRRTLLHVESVLYDAIPDLLEELSRTFDTAWPPGGSGGAASDPALRAPITFGSWAGGDMDGNPNVGPDTVAATLRRHRTTALRLLRERVDELATFFSQAEQRVFVTQELRESIDRDARQLPRVTFNGASPNEPFRRKLTFVAARLERASAGGEGGYRDVEELIADLQLLRDSCSSARVADGRIARLLAQARTFGFFLAALDVRQSAGPLQHATGHLLPGYADADEEGRVRLLTAALDGPPRYAPEVQDEDAAATIAGIAAVGQAVADHGPRAIGRLIIAMARQPSDVLCTLFLLRHTADLAEAPPVPIVPLFETVDDLEAAEGTMEELYGIGPYAAHVARCGGAQEIMLGYSDSAKDGGFIASQWGLYGAQERLVAQADRHDVAVRFFHGRGGSTSRGGGPHHRAILSQPPGSVRGRLRITEQGEVLSQRYPHRELAVRSLEQTVSAVILATLAPTDAPPAAYRRALDELTRVSRDAYRALVFEDERFPRLLHQAAPLAELSEMNIGSRPAKRGGTPGVEGLRAIPWVFAWMQNRMLLPAWYGTGLALEPGDRALQREMVERWPFFRTIVSMLEMSLFKSDMGVAERYLELVDEDVHELWTPIREEHDRVRRVVLEIRGTDALLDQSPALQERLAHRNPWIDPLSHIQVALLKRDRRGDGDDAAHSALLSTIGGIAAGMRNTG; encoded by the coding sequence ATGCCGGACACCCTGACCAGCCTGGAACGCGACACGGAGCTCCTGGAGCGCCTGCTGGGCGACGTCCTGGTCGAGCAGGAGGGCCACGCGTTCCGCGACCGGGTCTTCTGGCTGCGCGACCGCGCGGCCGAGCTGCGGGCGCACGCGTCCGCCGACGCGCAGGAGGAGCTCGTCGCGTCCGTCCGCGCGCTCTCGTCCTCCGACCTGGCGCCGATCGTCCGCGCCTGCACGATCCAGCTGCAGCTGTCGAACATCGCCGAGGAGCTCGAGCGCCTGCGCCGGCGCCGCGCCTACGACGCCGACTCGTCCCGGCCGCAGCGCGAGTCGCTGGCCGCCGCGGCCGCCGCGACGGCAGGCCTGTCGCACGACCAGCGCGCCCAGGCGCTCGCCGACCTGGACGTCGGCCTGGTGATGACGGCGCACCCGACCGAGGCGACGCGCCGCTCGATCTTCGACCACCAGCAGACGGTCTGGGCGCTCATGGAGCGGCTGGACGACCCGCGCGTGGGGCCGACGCAGCGCCGCAAGCTGGAGGACGACCTGCGCGAGGTCCTGACGGTCTGGTGGCAGACGGACGACGTCCGCTCCCGGCGTCCGCGCCCCGACGACGAGGTGCGCCGCACGCTGCTGCACGTCGAGTCGGTGCTCTACGACGCGATCCCCGACCTGCTCGAGGAGCTGTCCCGCACGTTCGACACCGCGTGGCCGCCCGGCGGGTCGGGCGGCGCGGCGTCCGACCCCGCGCTGCGCGCCCCGATCACGTTCGGCTCGTGGGCCGGCGGCGACATGGACGGCAACCCCAACGTCGGCCCCGACACCGTCGCGGCGACCCTGCGCCGGCACCGCACGACGGCGCTGCGCCTGCTGCGCGAGCGCGTCGACGAGCTCGCCACGTTCTTCTCCCAGGCCGAGCAGCGCGTCTTCGTGACGCAGGAGCTGCGCGAGTCGATCGACCGCGACGCCCGCCAGCTGCCGCGCGTGACGTTCAACGGCGCCAGCCCGAACGAGCCGTTCCGCCGCAAGCTGACGTTCGTCGCGGCGCGGCTGGAGCGCGCGTCGGCCGGCGGCGAGGGCGGCTACCGCGACGTCGAGGAGCTGATCGCCGACCTGCAGCTGCTGCGCGACTCGTGCAGCTCGGCCCGCGTCGCCGACGGCCGCATCGCCCGGCTGCTGGCGCAGGCCCGCACGTTCGGCTTCTTCCTCGCCGCGCTCGACGTGCGCCAGTCCGCGGGGCCGCTGCAGCACGCGACGGGGCACCTGCTGCCGGGCTACGCCGACGCGGACGAGGAGGGGCGCGTGCGGCTGCTGACCGCCGCGCTCGACGGCCCGCCGCGGTACGCGCCCGAGGTGCAGGACGAGGACGCCGCGGCCACGATCGCGGGCATCGCCGCCGTCGGCCAGGCCGTCGCCGACCACGGCCCGCGGGCCATCGGCCGCCTGATCATCGCGATGGCGCGCCAGCCCTCCGACGTGCTCTGCACGCTCTTCCTGCTGCGCCACACCGCCGACCTGGCCGAGGCGCCGCCGGTCCCGATCGTCCCGCTGTTCGAGACGGTCGACGACCTCGAGGCCGCCGAGGGGACGATGGAGGAGCTGTACGGCATCGGCCCGTACGCGGCCCACGTCGCCCGCTGCGGCGGGGCGCAGGAGATCATGCTCGGCTACTCGGACTCGGCGAAGGACGGCGGGTTCATCGCCAGCCAGTGGGGGCTGTACGGGGCGCAGGAGCGGCTCGTCGCCCAGGCCGACCGGCACGACGTGGCGGTGCGCTTCTTCCACGGTCGCGGCGGCTCCACGTCGCGCGGCGGCGGCCCGCACCACCGCGCGATCCTCTCGCAGCCGCCCGGGTCGGTCCGCGGCCGCCTCCGCATCACCGAGCAGGGCGAGGTGCTCTCGCAGCGCTACCCGCACCGCGAGCTGGCCGTCCGCTCGCTCGAGCAGACGGTCTCCGCCGTGATCCTGGCGACGCTGGCGCCGACGGACGCCCCGCCGGCCGCGTACCGCCGGGCGCTCGACGAGCTGACCCGCGTGTCGCGCGACGCCTACCGCGCCCTCGTCTTCGAGGACGAGCGCTTCCCCCGCCTGCTGCACCAGGCGGCGCCGCTGGCCGAGCTGTCCGAGATGAACATCGGCTCGCGCCCCGCCAAGCGCGGCGGCACCCCGGGCGTCGAGGGCCTGCGCGCGATCCCGTGGGTGTTCGCGTGGATGCAGAACCGGATGCTGCTGCCGGCCTGGTACGGCACCGGGCTGGCGCTCGAGCCGGGCGACCGGGCGCTGCAGCGCGAGATGGTCGAGCGCTGGCCGTTCTTCCGCACGATCGTCTCCATGCTCGAGATGTCGCTCTTCAAGTCCGACATGGGCGTGGCCGAGCGGTACCTGGAGCTCGTCGACGAGGACGTGCACGAGCTGTGGACGCCGATCCGCGAGGAGCACGACCGCGTGCGCCGCGTGGTGCTGGAGATCCGCGGCACCGATGCCCTGCTCGACCAGTCCCCGGCGCTGCAGGAGCGCCTGGCCCACCGCAACCCGTGGATCGACCCGCTGTCGCACATCCAGGTGGCGCTGCTGAAGCGCGACCGGCGCGGCGACGGCGACGACGCGGCGCACTCCGCGCTGCTGTCGACGATCGGCGGCATCGCGGCAGGGATGCGCAACACCGGCTGA
- a CDS encoding nitroreductase family deazaflavin-dependent oxidoreductase: MLFGAEHVKRYRETGGAEGHDWQGTTVLILTTTGRRSGELRSTPLIYREVGATGGYAVVASNGGGDEPNWYLNLVENPEVEVQVKDDVFPAHARVATADEKPDLWKELVATWPQYDEYQAKATREIPVVVLDRNFADSTD, encoded by the coding sequence ATGCTCTTCGGTGCCGAACACGTGAAGCGCTACCGCGAGACGGGTGGTGCGGAGGGCCACGACTGGCAGGGGACGACCGTCCTCATCCTCACCACGACGGGGCGCCGGTCGGGCGAGCTGCGCTCCACGCCGCTGATCTACCGCGAGGTGGGCGCCACGGGCGGGTACGCCGTCGTGGCGTCGAACGGCGGCGGGGACGAGCCCAACTGGTACCTCAACCTGGTCGAGAACCCCGAGGTCGAGGTGCAGGTGAAGGACGACGTCTTCCCCGCCCACGCCCGCGTGGCGACCGCGGACGAGAAGCCGGACCTGTGGAAGGAGCTCGTCGCCACCTGGCCGCAGTACGACGAGTACCAGGCGAAGGCGACGCGCGAGATCCCCGTCGTGGTGCTCGACCGGAACTTCGCCGACTCGACGGACTGA
- a CDS encoding TetR family transcriptional regulator, with protein MTPPDLVLEAIAAELSRRPAASMQELAAAAGIGRTTLHRRFATRFDLVRAVAAHALGEADRIFDAVGLDDAPPAAALDRLADEVMGLALAYALLFADATLEADAGLAAEVERQDARLERFVARAQRDGVLRADLPARWIVFSLGAQASALWWAVRDEHLGRRQAPALFRTTVLDGLAARAAGGGS; from the coding sequence ATGACGCCGCCGGATCTCGTGCTCGAGGCGATCGCGGCGGAGCTCTCCCGCCGCCCGGCCGCGTCCATGCAGGAGCTGGCCGCCGCCGCCGGCATCGGCCGCACGACGCTGCACCGCCGCTTCGCCACGCGCTTCGACCTGGTCCGTGCAGTGGCCGCGCACGCGCTGGGCGAGGCGGACCGCATCTTCGACGCCGTCGGTCTGGACGACGCGCCCCCGGCCGCGGCGCTCGACCGGCTGGCGGACGAGGTCATGGGCCTGGCGCTCGCCTACGCGCTGCTGTTCGCGGACGCGACGCTCGAGGCGGACGCGGGCCTGGCCGCCGAGGTCGAGCGGCAGGACGCGCGGCTGGAGCGCTTCGTCGCGCGGGCCCAGCGCGACGGCGTGCTGCGCGCCGACCTGCCCGCCCGCTGGATCGTCTTCTCGCTCGGCGCCCAGGCCTCGGCGCTGTGGTGGGCCGTCCGCGACGAGCACCTGGGGCGCCGCCAGGCCCCGGCGCTGTTCCGCACGACCGTCCTGGACGGCCTGGCGGCCCGCGCGGCCGGGGGCGGGTCGTGA
- a CDS encoding MFS transporter, whose amino-acid sequence MSGAAPAGAVDRGPENRWRVLAVLSAALLLVVVDVTVLHVAAPAIAEDLRPSSTALLWTIDVYPLVVAPLLVAAGTVGDRWGRRRTLIVGLVWFTVASALAAFAWSPGVLIAARALQGVGGALIMPSTMSIIRAVFPDRQERVRAIGIWSAVLSGGGVAGPLVGGFLVEHLWWGAVFLINVPILLLVLPFALRVLPESRHSDPPPWDARSVVLVGAGVLLLAFGIKHGARHGVDAPTVASAVVAVAALVAFGRRQLRAARPLLDLRLFAEPVFAVAAASVLLVMFAFVGLELFFSQYLQLVLGLGPLEASVRLLPLIGASVVGSLAGAPVLRRLGARAVMPAGLAIAAVALVPLLWVGTADRYLLLAVPFVVLGLALQVALLAANDTILSAVSADDAGQAAAIEETGYELGGGIGVAVLGAIGTGIYTGALGTVRGVSAADLDAAGGSITEAVSVAERLPAAVAEPLLAAARDAFVVGFHGVTVAAIALVALAAVLAAAVLRRGARPAAG is encoded by the coding sequence GTGAGCGGCGCGGCCCCGGCCGGCGCGGTCGACCGGGGGCCGGAGAACCGCTGGCGGGTGCTCGCCGTCCTCTCCGCCGCGCTGCTGCTCGTCGTCGTCGACGTGACGGTCCTGCACGTCGCCGCGCCGGCGATCGCCGAGGACCTGCGGCCGTCGTCGACCGCGCTGCTGTGGACGATCGACGTCTACCCGCTCGTCGTCGCGCCGCTGCTCGTCGCGGCCGGCACGGTCGGGGACCGCTGGGGCCGCCGGCGGACGCTGATCGTGGGCCTGGTCTGGTTCACCGTCGCGTCCGCGCTCGCCGCGTTCGCGTGGTCGCCGGGGGTGCTCATCGCGGCGCGGGCCCTGCAGGGCGTCGGCGGCGCGCTGATCATGCCGAGCACGATGTCGATCATCCGGGCGGTCTTCCCCGACCGCCAGGAGCGGGTGCGGGCGATCGGGATCTGGAGCGCCGTGCTGTCCGGCGGGGGCGTCGCCGGGCCGCTGGTCGGCGGCTTCCTCGTCGAGCACCTGTGGTGGGGCGCGGTCTTCCTCATCAACGTCCCGATCCTGCTGCTGGTCCTGCCCTTCGCCCTGCGCGTCCTGCCGGAGAGTCGGCACAGCGACCCGCCGCCGTGGGACGCGCGGAGCGTCGTGCTCGTCGGCGCCGGGGTGCTGCTGCTGGCGTTCGGCATCAAGCACGGCGCACGCCACGGGGTGGACGCGCCGACCGTGGCGTCGGCCGTCGTCGCGGTCGCGGCGCTCGTCGCCTTCGGCCGACGGCAGCTGCGCGCGGCGCGGCCGCTGCTCGACCTGCGGCTGTTCGCCGAGCCCGTCTTCGCCGTCGCCGCGGCGTCCGTCCTGCTCGTGATGTTCGCGTTCGTCGGGCTGGAGCTCTTCTTCTCGCAGTACCTGCAGCTCGTCCTCGGCCTGGGGCCGCTCGAGGCGAGCGTGCGCCTGCTGCCGCTGATCGGGGCGTCCGTCGTCGGCTCGCTCGCGGGCGCCCCCGTGCTGCGGCGCCTGGGGGCGCGCGCCGTGATGCCCGCCGGCCTGGCGATCGCGGCGGTCGCGCTCGTGCCGCTGCTGTGGGTGGGCACCGCCGACCGCTACCTGCTGCTGGCGGTGCCCTTCGTCGTGCTCGGGCTGGCGCTGCAGGTGGCGCTGCTGGCGGCCAACGACACGATCCTCTCCGCCGTCTCGGCCGACGACGCGGGCCAGGCCGCGGCGATCGAGGAGACGGGCTACGAGCTGGGCGGCGGCATCGGCGTGGCGGTGCTCGGCGCCATCGGCACCGGGATCTACACGGGGGCGCTCGGCACCGTGCGCGGCGTGTCGGCCGCCGACCTCGACGCCGCGGGCGGCTCCATCACCGAGGCCGTGTCGGTCGCCGAGCGGCTGCCGGCAGCCGTCGCCGAGCCGCTGCTGGCCGCGGCGCGCGACGCGTTCGTCGTCGGCTTCCACGGGGTGACGGTCGCCGCGATCGCGCTCGTGGCGCTCGCGGCCGTGCTGGCGGCGGCGGTGCTGCGGCGCGGCGCCCGGCCCGCCGCCGGCTGA
- a CDS encoding saccharopine dehydrogenase NADP-binding domain-containing protein → MTDDRPYDIVLLGCTGFTGGLTAEYLAQHAPADLRWALAGRNRQKLEALRDRLRDLADRPGEIELLETDLTDRASLDRVAGQTKVLITTVGPYALHGEPVVAACAAAGTDYVDLTGEPEFVDRMWNLHHETAVRTGARLVHCAGFDSIPHDLGAYFTVQQLPEGVPITVQGYVRAGGAVSGGTYHSAVNAFGRARQTVQEAKKRRAREPRPEGRRVHGIKRPVHRDAAQGGWVVPLPTIDPQIVLRSARALERYGPDFSYGHYMVAKRATTVGLLGVGLGAIGLLAQTKPTRDLLLKVKDQGDGPTPAQRAKHWFRVRFVGEGGGKRVVTKVSGGDPGYDETARMLAETGLCLALDDLPQTAGQVTTAQAMGDALLARLQRSGLTFEVLEPAA, encoded by the coding sequence ATGACCGACGACCGGCCGTACGACATCGTCCTGCTCGGCTGCACCGGCTTCACCGGCGGCCTGACCGCGGAGTACCTGGCCCAGCACGCCCCCGCCGACCTGCGCTGGGCCCTGGCGGGCCGCAACCGACAGAAGCTCGAGGCGCTGCGCGACCGGCTGCGCGACCTGGCCGACCGCCCGGGCGAGATCGAGCTGCTCGAGACCGACCTGACGGACCGTGCGTCGCTCGACCGGGTGGCCGGGCAGACGAAGGTGCTGATCACGACCGTCGGCCCCTACGCCCTGCACGGCGAGCCCGTCGTCGCCGCCTGCGCCGCCGCCGGGACGGACTACGTCGACCTGACCGGCGAGCCCGAGTTCGTCGACCGCATGTGGAACCTGCACCACGAGACGGCGGTCCGCACGGGCGCCCGCCTGGTCCACTGCGCCGGCTTCGACTCCATCCCGCACGACCTGGGCGCGTACTTCACCGTCCAGCAGCTGCCCGAGGGGGTGCCGATCACCGTGCAGGGCTACGTCCGCGCCGGCGGCGCGGTCTCGGGCGGCACGTACCACTCCGCCGTCAACGCCTTCGGTCGCGCGCGGCAGACGGTGCAGGAGGCGAAGAAGCGCCGCGCGCGCGAGCCGCGACCCGAGGGCCGGCGGGTGCACGGCATCAAGCGGCCGGTCCACCGCGACGCCGCGCAGGGCGGCTGGGTGGTGCCGCTGCCGACGATCGACCCGCAGATCGTGCTGCGCTCCGCCCGCGCGCTCGAGCGCTACGGGCCCGACTTCTCGTACGGCCACTACATGGTCGCCAAGCGCGCCACGACCGTCGGCCTGCTGGGCGTCGGGCTCGGCGCGATCGGGCTGCTCGCGCAGACGAAGCCCACGCGCGACCTGCTGCTGAAGGTCAAGGACCAGGGCGACGGGCCCACGCCGGCGCAGCGGGCCAAGCACTGGTTCCGCGTGCGCTTCGTCGGCGAGGGCGGCGGCAAGCGCGTCGTGACGAAGGTCTCGGGCGGGGACCCGGGCTACGACGAGACCGCGCGCATGCTCGCCGAGACGGGGCTCTGCCTGGCGCTCGACGACCTGCCGCAGACGGCCGGCCAGGTCACGACCGCCCAGGCGATGGGCGACGCGCTCCTGGCGCGGTTGCAGCGCTCGGGCCTGACGTTCGAGGTCCTCGAGCCCGCCGCCTGA
- a CDS encoding LuxR C-terminal-related transcriptional regulator — translation MSAPAVPDPLAPAAAVAEAVRTATTRLGAETAFGGLTTTDGAVPLLHVARVTPERFAALAPVAGRGLGGRALAEARPHAVEDYARARTITRDFAAPIGAEGLRGVGCAPIVDPTGVVGLLYVGSRRPGAPADRLLDALAGLAADVGARLNARRIAALEAELALRRSRQAAAPGGAPELSRREREVLALLADGCSNREIADRLVIAEPTVKGHVGRLMRKLDAPSRLRVVARAGRLGLL, via the coding sequence ATGTCCGCCCCCGCCGTCCCCGATCCCCTCGCCCCCGCCGCCGCGGTGGCCGAGGCCGTCCGCACCGCGACGACGCGCCTGGGCGCCGAGACGGCGTTCGGGGGCCTGACCACGACGGACGGCGCGGTGCCGCTGCTGCACGTCGCGCGGGTCACGCCGGAGCGCTTCGCCGCGCTGGCGCCCGTCGCCGGGCGCGGCCTCGGCGGCCGGGCGCTCGCCGAGGCCCGCCCGCACGCCGTCGAGGACTACGCCCGCGCGCGGACGATCACGCGCGACTTCGCGGCCCCGATCGGCGCGGAGGGCCTGCGCGGCGTCGGCTGCGCGCCCATCGTCGACCCGACCGGGGTCGTCGGCCTGCTCTACGTCGGGTCGCGCCGGCCGGGCGCGCCCGCCGACCGGCTGCTCGACGCGCTCGCCGGCCTGGCCGCGGACGTGGGCGCCCGCCTGAACGCGCGGCGGATCGCGGCGCTCGAGGCCGAGCTGGCGCTCCGCCGGAGCCGCCAGGCAGCGGCGCCGGGCGGCGCGCCGGAGCTGTCGCGGCGCGAGCGCGAGGTGCTGGCGCTGCTCGCGGACGGCTGCTCCAACCGCGAGATCGCCGACCGGCTCGTGATCGCCGAGCCGACCGTGAAGGGCCACGTGGGCCGGCTCATGCGCAAGCTCGACGCGCCCTCGCGCCTGCGGGTCGTCGCCCGCGCCGGGCGGCTCGGCCTGCTCTGA
- a CDS encoding type II toxin-antitoxin system Phd/YefM family antitoxin, producing the protein MAPYTVSDARRRLASIIDEAREGHEPIYLERRGRRIAAVIDADDLDRLLELAEDMADIRAAEAARVEMRETAAAPIPWDEVKADLGLT; encoded by the coding sequence ATGGCGCCGTACACCGTGTCCGATGCTCGTCGGCGGTTGGCGTCGATCATCGATGAGGCGCGAGAGGGCCACGAGCCGATCTATCTCGAGCGACGAGGCCGCCGTATCGCGGCGGTGATCGACGCCGACGACCTCGACCGGCTGCTCGAGCTTGCCGAGGACATGGCCGATATCCGTGCCGCCGAGGCCGCGCGGGTGGAGATGCGAGAGACGGCTGCCGCCCCGATTCCGTGGGACGAGGTCAAGGCCGACCTTGGCCTGACGTGA
- a CDS encoding type II toxin-antitoxin system RelE/ParE family toxin, protein MSYEVQLAPAAARQLRKLDPQVRRRIQAALELLAQDPRPPAATRLVGGAGEWRVRTGDYRIVYEIHDGTLLVLVLRIGHRRDVYDR, encoded by the coding sequence GTGAGCTACGAGGTCCAGCTGGCGCCAGCAGCGGCCCGCCAGCTGCGGAAGCTCGATCCGCAGGTCCGGCGGAGAATCCAAGCCGCGCTCGAACTCCTGGCCCAGGATCCACGTCCGCCCGCCGCAACACGACTGGTCGGCGGGGCCGGCGAATGGCGGGTCCGAACCGGCGACTACCGCATCGTCTACGAGATCCACGACGGCACCCTTCTGGTGCTCGTGCTGCGCATCGGTCACCGCCGCGACGTCTACGACCGGTGA